A single window of Nicotiana tomentosiformis chromosome 1, ASM39032v3, whole genome shotgun sequence DNA harbors:
- the LOC138906451 gene encoding uncharacterized protein encodes MKDDESIQDMHTRFTSIINELHSLGETIPRNKLVRKILTVLPSSWESKVNAITEAKDLHTLTIYELVDNLKTYEIKKKKENERREPKREKNLVLKTDNNDSSGEDSDMAYLTRRFHKMPKRNPVPDKCFKRKNATDNVVKQALAAWGESSSESEKENDHGDSSMMAVESEATEYDSIFSLMDQSDDDEDDDDDEETIENLKKEKDALDEKIAHIEHERDDLMVAVVDLKETFECVRKEKEVLAERVANIEHERDDLLVVVVDLKETIGEPKIESRLENSQKGKEVPSEAHIKLEKLGRVKSDLEKSLKWTWSSDAITAMYTNNRANRQGIGFQREKIPYNPHSKYVIVLDNWLCTHCGNTGHFKENCKARFQSQQKNKVFAEKGTVKGSSLQWYMDSGCSNHMTGSTNDFLSLKTLQGGSICDKGNKVEFVSKICTVTNIVTGEVVLVAKGYKNIYIADLESLQNGDLNCLSAIDDDAELWHRRSGHASFTLLNKLVRKDLVRGLPK; translated from the exons ATGAAAGATGATGAATCCATCCAAGATATGCACACTCGCTTCACCTCCATCATTAATGAGCTTCACTCTCTTGGTGAAACTATTCCAAGAAACAAGCTTGTCAGGAAAATCCTTACTGTTCTGCCTAGTTCTTGGGAAAGCAAAGTGAATGCCATTACAGAGGCGAAGGACTTGCATACACTGACCATATATgaacttgttgacaatttgaaaacatatgaaataaagaagaagaaggaaaatgAAAGAAGAGAACCTAAAAGGGAGAAAaacctggtcctcaagacagacaacaatgattcaagtggtgaggatagtgatatggcttacttgacaagAAGATTCCATAAGATG CCaaagaggaacccggttcctgataAATGTTTCAAGAGAAAGAATGCCACTGataatgttgtaaagcaagctcttgctgcatggggagagTCCTCCAGTGAATCTGAAAAAGAAAATGATCATGGTGATAGTTCAATGATGGCAGTGGAAAGTGAAGCAACTGAGTATGACTCAATCTTTTCCTTGATGGATcagtctgatgatgatgaagatgacgacgatgatgag gAAACAATTGAGAACCTGAAGAAAGAGAAGGATGCCTTAGATGAAAAAATTGCACATATAGAACATGAAAGAGATGATCTAATGGTCGCTGTGGTAGACCTAAAAGAGACCTTTGAGTgtgtaagaaaggaaaaagaagtctTAGCTGAGAGAGTTGCTAACAttgagcatgagagagatgacctattagtGGTGGTAGTAGACTTGAAGGAAACAATTGGGGAACCTAAAATAGAGAGTAGGCTTGAAAATtctcaaaagggaaaggaagttccaagcgaggcacacattaagcttgaaa AACTAGGAAGAGTGAAGagtgatcttgaaaaatcactcaagtggacctggtcctccgATGCTATCACTGCCATGTACACCAATAATAGGGCAAACAGGCAGGGGATTGGGTTCCAAAGGGAAAAGATTCCCtacaaccctcatagcaagtacgTTATTGTACTTGATAattggctttgcactcactgtggcaacactgggcactttaaagaaaactgtaagGCCAGATTTCAGTCACAGcagaaaaacaaagtttttgCTGAAAAA GGAACAGTTAAAGGAAGCAGCCtacaatggtacatggatagtggctgctcaaaccacatgactggaagtacaaatgatttcctttcacttaaaaccctgcaaggagggagt ATCTGTGACAAGGGAAACAaggtggaatttgtgtcaaaaataTGTACAGTCACAAACATAGTGACTGGTGAGGTGGTTCTAGTAGCAAAAggatacaaaaatatatatattgctGATTTAGAGTCTCTGCAGAATGGTGATCTCAACTGTCTAAGTGctattgatgatgatgctgaattaTGGCATAGGAGGTCGGGTCATGCAAGCTTCACGTTACTGAACAAATTGGtcaggaaggacctggttcgtggtctGCCCAAGTGA